A stretch of Alkalicella caledoniensis DNA encodes these proteins:
- a CDS encoding aspartate/glutamate racemase family protein, which produces MKKKENLNEILGILGGMGPLATAEFYQKIINKTDARIDQDHLDIFISSLASTPDRTQYILNNGPSPVEKLVECAKKLEHIGATYIAMPCNTSHFFYNDVIKHISIPFLNMIEETAKHIKKNRPTKNILLLATKGTIFGNVYKDTFIKYDLKLNVPDYINQNITSEIIDTVKRGNLKNLSRYSDFFLDLERQYLIILGCTELSVAKDFLSIQGGFIDPLEVLVESVLKFANKKIKETK; this is translated from the coding sequence ATGAAAAAAAAAGAAAATTTAAATGAAATACTTGGTATTTTAGGTGGTATGGGACCATTGGCAACGGCTGAATTTTACCAGAAGATAATAAACAAAACAGACGCAAGGATTGATCAGGATCATTTAGATATATTTATATCTAGTTTAGCCTCAACTCCCGATAGAACTCAGTATATATTGAATAATGGACCTAGCCCCGTGGAAAAACTTGTGGAGTGTGCTAAAAAGCTTGAGCATATAGGAGCAACTTATATAGCCATGCCCTGCAATACTTCACACTTCTTCTATAATGACGTGATAAAACATATCAGTATACCTTTTTTGAATATGATTGAAGAAACTGCAAAACATATAAAGAAAAATAGACCTACAAAAAATATTCTGCTTTTAGCCACAAAAGGTACCATTTTTGGGAATGTATATAAGGATACTTTTATAAAATATGATCTAAAGTTAAATGTGCCAGATTATATTAATCAAAATATCACATCTGAGATTATTGATACTGTAAAAAGGGGTAATCTCAAAAATCTAAGCAGATATTCTGATTTCTTTTTAGACCTAGAAAGGCAATATCTTATTATTTTAGGCTGTACAGAGCTTTCTGTGGCAAAAGATTTTTTATCCATACAAGGGGGGTTTATTGACCCATTGGAGGTTCTAGTGGAAAGTGTGCTAAAATTTGCTAACAAAAAAATTAAAGAAACTAAGTAA
- the ppcA gene encoding phosphoenolpyruvate carboxylase, which produces MKKIPKCMSTQHPDNVNTPFFCENGELKGEDEVKEAYYVYSHLGCGEQMWDCEGKEIDNYVIKKLLTSYPYLFKKKTLGEELFLTLRVPNPQLEKAEGKILLETLESIPRSFDIAKIFYKEDKPPIYEVILPMTSSVEEINSIYYYYRDFVIGKENSTFVFDGKKNIKDWVGEFKPKTVNVIPLFEDKDSMLECDNILEEYLKDKKITNQRVFLARSDPAMNYGFIGAVLLNKIALWKIDRLAKKIGVDLFPIIGVGSAPFRGGLTPYSVKRVTEEFPSVHTFTIQSAFKYDYPLKDVKDGIDFINAFKTGKAIEIDEQKSMDIIEKCAVSYGRDVIDLATTINSFSKFIPRRRKRKLHIGLFGYSRKKGELKLPRAITFCASLYSLGVPPEVLGISVLSLEDLNFINQFYPSFKEDLRDAVKFLNPQSPYLPKGVLEKLSIILENYDVDEEHKLITDQIITDFSKDNTEGLQELILQAAKIRSFLG; this is translated from the coding sequence ATGAAAAAAATCCCAAAGTGTATGAGTACGCAACATCCGGATAATGTAAATACTCCTTTTTTTTGTGAAAATGGAGAGCTCAAAGGAGAAGATGAAGTAAAAGAGGCATACTATGTATATTCCCATTTAGGGTGTGGTGAACAGATGTGGGATTGTGAAGGAAAGGAAATTGACAATTACGTCATAAAAAAGCTTTTAACTAGTTACCCTTATCTTTTTAAAAAGAAAACATTAGGTGAAGAACTGTTCTTAACACTAAGGGTTCCTAACCCACAACTGGAGAAGGCAGAGGGAAAAATTCTACTTGAGACCCTTGAAAGTATACCAAGGTCCTTTGATATTGCGAAGATTTTTTATAAAGAAGATAAACCCCCCATTTACGAGGTAATACTCCCTATGACCTCTAGTGTAGAGGAAATAAATAGTATTTATTATTATTATAGAGACTTTGTCATTGGTAAAGAAAATTCAACTTTTGTTTTTGATGGTAAAAAGAATATTAAAGATTGGGTTGGAGAATTTAAGCCTAAGACAGTGAATGTAATACCCCTATTTGAAGATAAAGATTCCATGCTAGAGTGTGACAATATATTGGAAGAATACCTCAAGGACAAAAAAATAACTAATCAAAGGGTTTTTTTAGCGAGATCTGATCCTGCAATGAACTATGGATTTATTGGTGCAGTTTTACTAAATAAGATTGCCCTATGGAAAATAGATAGATTAGCTAAAAAAATCGGTGTTGATTTATTTCCTATAATAGGGGTTGGGTCTGCACCCTTTAGGGGAGGGTTGACACCTTATAGTGTAAAGCGAGTTACTGAAGAATTTCCAAGTGTCCATACTTTCACAATTCAATCGGCATTTAAGTATGATTACCCTTTAAAGGACGTAAAGGACGGGATAGATTTCATAAATGCATTTAAAACTGGGAAGGCAATTGAAATCGACGAACAAAAATCAATGGATATTATTGAGAAATGTGCCGTAAGCTATGGCAGGGACGTCATAGACCTTGCTACAACTATCAACTCGTTTTCTAAATTTATACCAAGAAGAAGGAAGAGGAAGCTTCATATTGGACTGTTTGGCTACTCAAGAAAAAAAGGCGAACTGAAGCTACCAAGGGCTATAACATTTTGTGCTTCCCTCTATTCATTGGGAGTGCCTCCTGAAGTGCTAGGTATTAGTGTATTATCTTTAGAGGACTTGAACTTTATTAACCAATTCTACCCTAGTTTTAAAGAAGATCTAAGGGATGCAGTAAAATTTTTAAATCCCCAAAGTCCATATTTACCTAAAGGAGTACTGGAAAAACTAAGTATTATTTTAGAAAACTATGACGTTGATGAAGAACACAAACTAATAACAGACCAGATAATAACTGATTTTTCAAAGGATAATACTGAAGGATTACAGGAATTAATTCTACAGGCTGCAAAAATAAGAAGCTTTTTAGGATAA